A genome region from Primulina eburnea isolate SZY01 chromosome 9, ASM2296580v1, whole genome shotgun sequence includes the following:
- the LOC140841424 gene encoding uncharacterized protein isoform X2 — translation MIPLSSKLSSQIRFLIQSLDESDSGSDFESIFLELCECTSHGTEGSILLLQICLDNLHIYVKDLKNKQMHPLFASLFKHIMDKPNFSTVLCQSLSTAAINGEYLQNLSNVLHLSPLERIGMGLALSDSENLEIRMCGKNFCMSQIAEFSANPMASDSSELIQKILVFLSQSEGLSKYVDSFMQMLSLLQLKEESQFILAPFLSDELRDEEFFRHLDLFNEGDEVNFDTILEEMEKESSMADMMNELGYGCTANFSQCKEMLSLFLPLSDITIAKILGTIARTYAGLDDSQNVFTTFFSALGGNIGLEQPSLNSWNVDVLVDSIKQLAPGINWINVMEKLDHENFYIPNETSFSFFMSVYKYACQDPFPLHAICGFIWKNVEGQLSFLKYAMSMPPEVFTFAHSERQMAYDDVVTGHKFQSGQLNHAWTCHDLLEVLCQLAERGHANFVRSAIKNPLNHCPEILLLGMARVNTAYNLIQHEVSSAVLPLVLKNVSGNSLILHLWHEHPNMLLRGFIDAMNIDPDNYSRILDACQELKILSPVLDMIPSYFGIRLTALASRKEFMDLENWLSNKLVAYKDAFYEECLKFLKEVQLGAQDVSSDRFHPVGALVNIYLEAYPSFLKVLRSHVGLTSSSHLAEEMEKLHATSMRGNALLKDGGTADSTSPDSYADDIEKEANSYFHQMFSGLLAIDTMIQMLTRFKESPDRREQLIFECMIANLFEEYKFFSKYPERQLKIAAGLFGSLIKHQLVTHLTLGIALRAVLDALRKPADSKMFVFGTKALEQFVDRLIEWPQYCNHILQISHLRVTNVDLVTFIERALARISAAHTDQDIVHDTTELHHGSIQPSSTNVETPSASVLLSGLGSSQTGPPVALTVQLPQRSTSSLEERKPPVAPSNYLKPAQLAAGQATGAPSSDTASIQKSQSSVGASTHASSPGFPRSSRATSARFGSALNIETLITAAERREIPIETPASEIQDKISFIINNLSAANIEAKAKEFTDILNEHYYPWFARYMVMKRASIEPNFHDLYLKFLDKVNLKSLNKEVILATYENCKVLLGSELIKSSSEERSLLKNLGSWLGKITIGKNQVLRAREIDPKSLIVEAYEKGLMIAVIPFTSKILEPCSNSLAYQPPNPWTMGILGLLVEIYAMPNLKINLKFDIEVLFKNLGVDLKEVTPTSLLKDKIREVEGNPDFSNKEVGSSQPQMVNEVKSGIIPTLNQVEQLLDVAPPLPGTHSHIISQYVAPLHTTSGSLADDEKLTSPGVTDQLSSAQCLPQVQSKFSVNQIPVPASNMEQQVIINKKLHALGLFLNFQSVLPISMDRAITEIVSSIVQRSVSIATQTTKELVLKDYALEPDETLIRNAAHLMVARLAGSLAHVTCKEPLRGSISSQLRGLLQGLSISSELLEQAIQLVTNDNLDLGCAVIEQAATEKAIQTIDGEIAQQLTIRRKHREGAGLTYFDSSLYAQGQMGVLPDALRPKPGRLSHSQQRVYEDFARLPWQNWSSQGSNAVPTVPITSSGSGAFSRQFASTSDQITTGIYTSGIANAGISSIPKHLKTGYEELDANTSHLPSVSSTHIATVDTPTLQSLENDVSTFPLTSTPELHLTGPSNYLKSVIPTLASDRLGSNVLEPLLTTGDALDKYQTISEKLENLLISDAKEAEIQGVIAEVPAVILRCLSRDEAALAVAQEAFKGLYEKAANRAHVSAHLAILAAIRDVSKLVVKELTSWVMYSDEDRKFNKDITVGLIGSELLNLAEYDVYMAKLIDTGRNKAATEFAISLIQTIVVNDSKVISELHNLVDALAKLAARPGSPESLQQLVEIAKNPTANPTTLPTVIVGKEDNMRSSKDKKAAGLPGSCKEDYSATESVDPDPAGLHEQVSMLFAEWYQICELPGANDTACACYVLHLQQRGLLNGDDTSEHFFRRLTELSVSHCLSSEVINSSSSQSRVGQPLSFLAIDIYAKLVFSILKFYPVEQGPSKLSLLLKILAVTVKFIQKDAAEKTSSFNPRPYFRLFINWLLDLCSLDPVFDGTNFQVLTALANAFHALQPLKIPGFSFAWLELVSHRSFMPKLLVVNAQKGWPYFHRLLVDLFQFMEPFLRLADLGESIQFLYKGTLRVLLVLLHDFPEFLCDYHFSFCDVIPPSCIQMRNIILSAFPRNMRLPDPSTPNLKIDLLAEISYTPRILSEVDAALKAKQIKNDVDEYFKTRQQGSSFLTELKQKILLTPSEGARSGSRYNVPLINSLVLYVGVQAIHQPQARVPAYSQSMASMTAFLVSAALDIFQTLILDLDSEGRYLFLNAIGNQLRYPNNHTHYFSFILLYLFNESNQENIQEQITRVLLERLIVNRPHPWGLLITFIELIKNPRYNFWSRSFTRCAPEIEKLFESVSRSCGGPKSVDESVISGGIPDNMH, via the exons ATGATTCCGCTGTCATCGAAATTGTCCAGTCAAATCCGGTTTCTCATCCAGAGCTTGGATGAATCCGATTCGGGCTCCGACTTCGAATCGATTTTCCTGGAGCTTTGCGAG TGTACTTCACATGGAACTGAAGGAAGCATATTGCTACTCCAAATCTGTTTGGATAACTTGCATATTTATGTGAAAGATTTGAAGAATAAGCAGATGCATCCACTATTTGCTTCATTGTTTAAACATATTATGGATAAACCTAATTTCAGTACAGTTTTGTGTCAATCATTGAGTACTGCAGCTATAAATGGAGAATATTTGCAGAATCTTTCTAATGTGTTGCACTTATCACCATTAGAGAGAATTGGAATGGGCCTTGCTTTATCTGATTCAGAAAACCTTGAGATCAGAATGTGCG GGAAAAACTTTTGCATGAGTCAGATTGCAGAATTTAGTGCCAATCCCATGGCTTCAGATTCTTCTGAGCTAATTCAGAAAATTCTGGTGTTTCTTAGTCAATCTGAAGGTCTATCTAAGTATGTGGATTCGTTCATGCAGATGTTATCTCTTCTGCAATTGAAGGAGGAATCCCAATTTATCTTAGCACCTTTCCTTTCTGATGAATTGCGTGACGAAGAATTCTTCAG GCATTTGGATTTATTCAACGAAGGTGATGAAGTTAATTTTGATACCATTCTAGAAGAAATGGAGAAGGAAAGTAGCATGGCTGATATGATGAATGAATTAGGCTATGGATGCACTGCCAATTTCTCACAATGCAAAGAAATGTTGTCTTTATTCTTGCCCCTTTCTGATATCACCATTGCAAagatacttggcacaattgCCCGAACTTACGCAGGTCTTGATGACAGTCAAAATGTGTTCACCACATTTTTTTCTGCGCTTGGGGGTAATATTGGTTTGGAGCAACCGTCTTTGAACTCCTGGAATGTAGATGTACTAGTGGATTCAATAAAGCAGCTC GCTCCTGGAATTAACTGGATAAATGTCATGGAGAAGCTGGACCACGAGAATTTTTATATCCCTAATGAGACATCATTTTCCTTTTTTATGTCGGTGTATAAATATGCATGTCAG GATCCATTTCCTCTTCATGCAATTTGCGGCTTTATTTGGAAGAATGTTGAGGGTCAGCTATCATTCTTAAAGTATGCCATGTCAATGCCACCCGAGGTGTTTACATTTGCACATTCTGAGAGGCAAATG GCCTACGATGATGTTGTGACAGGGCATAAGTTTCAATCTGGCCAGTTAAATCATGCTTGGACCTGCCACGACCTCCTCGAGGTGTTATGTCAACTAGCTGAGAGAGGCCATGCAAATTTTGTGCGATCCGCTATTAAGAATCCTCTTAATCACTGCCCTGAAATTTTGCTTCTTGGGATGGCTCGCGTGAAT ACGGCATATAATCTTATCCAGCATGAAGTGTCTTCTGCTGTTCTTCCTCTGGTACTAAAAAATGTTTCAGGAAACAGTTTAATACTTCATCTATGGCATGAACACCCAAACATGTTGTTGCGAGGATTCATAGATGCCATGAACATTGATCCTGACAACTATAGTAGGATTCTGGATGCTTGCCAGGAATTAAAG ATCCTATCGCCGGTATTGGATATGATTCCTTCTTATTTTGGAATTCGACTTACTGCCCTTGCTTCTAGGAAAGAATTTATGGATCTTGAGAACTGGTTGAGCAATAAGTTAGTTGCATACAAAGATGCTTTCTATGAG GAGTGTCTCAAGTTTCTGAAGGAGGTTCAACTTGGAGCTCAGGATGTTTCTTCTGATCGCTTTCACCCCGTTGGTGCTCTTGTGAATATTTATTTGGAAGCATATCCCTCTTTCTTAAAG GTCCTTCGGTCTCATGTTGGTCTCACTTCGTCCAGTCATTTGGCCGAGGAAATGGAAAAATTGCATGCCACTTCCATGCGTGGTAATGCACTACTTAAAGATGGTGGGACTGCTGACTCTACCTCTCCCGATAGTTACGCTGATGATATCGAGAAAGAAGCAAATTCATACTTCCATCAAATGTTTTCGGGTCTACTTGCTATTGATACGATGATTCAAATGCTTACTCGTTTCAAGGAATCTCCGGACAGAAG AGAGCAGTTGATTTTTGAGTGCATGATTGCTAATCTGTTCGAGGAGTACAAGTTCTTTTCCAAGTACCCTGAAAGGCAGTTGAAAATTGCCGCAGGTCTTTTTG GGTCACTCATCAAACATCAacttgtgacgcatctcacccTCGGTATCGCTTTGCGAGCTGTTTTAGATGCTCTGCGGAAACCTGCCGATTCAAAA ATGTTTGTTTTTGGGACTAAGGCACTGGAACAATTTGTTGACCGCCTCATAGAGTGGCCGCAGTACTGCAATCATATTCTGCAAATATCTCATTTGCGTGTGACAAATGTGGACCTTGTTACATTTATTGAGAGGGCACTCGCTAGGATTTCAGCAGCTCATACTGATCAAGACATTGTCCATGACACTACTGAGCTTCATCATGGTTCTATCCAGCCATCTTCTACTAATGTGGAG acTCCGAGCGCGTCTGTTTTGTTATCTGGACTGGGGAGCTCACAGACTGGGCCGCCAGTCGCCCTTACTGTCCAACTTCCCCAAAGATCTACTAGTTCTTTAGAAGAGAGAAAACCCCCTGTGGCGCCATCTAATTACCTAAAGCCAGCACAACTAGCAGCAGGGCAGGCTACTGGTGCTCCTTCAAGTGATACAGCTAGCATTCAGAAG TCTCAGAGTTCTGTTGGTGCATCAACGCATGCTTCCTCCCCTGGTTTTCCACGTTCATCTCGAGCTACCTCAGCAA GGTTTGGCTCTGCCTTAAACATTGAAACTCTTATCACTGCAGCAGAAAGAAGAGAGATTCCAATAGAG ACACCTGCTTCTGAAATTCAGGATAAGATATCTTTTATCATTAATAATTTGTCTGCTGCCAATATTGAGGCTAAAGCTAAAGAATTTACTGATATTCTGAATGAGCACTACTATCCCTGGTTTGCTCGGTATATGGTCATGAAGAG AGCAAGCATTGAGCCAAATTTTCATGATCTGTACTTAAAGTTCCTTGATAAAGTAAACCTGAAGTCTTTGAACAAAGAGGTTATACTAGCCACTTATGAGAACTGCAAG GTACTTCTAGGGTCAGAACTCATAAAGTCAAGTTCGGAAGAGCGttcattgctgaaaaatttAGGAAGCTGGCTTGGGAAGATTACTATTGGGAAAAATCAAGTTTTAAGGGCACGGGAGATTGATCCAAAATCTCTGATTGTGGAG GCGTATGAGAAGGGACTTATGATTGCTGTCATTCCTTTTACATCCAAG ATTCTAGAACCATGTTCTAACAGTCTGGCTTATCAACCTCCAAACCCTTGGACAATGGGTATACTTGGATTGCTTGTTGAGATTTATGCAATgcctaatttaaaaataaatctcaagTTTGATATAGAG GTCCTGTTCAAGAACCTTGGAGTAGATTTAAAAGAAGTAACACCCACTTCTCTTCTCAAAGACAAAATTCGAGAAGTTGAAGGTAATCCTGATTTTTCCAATAAAGAAGTAGGATCTTCACAACCTCAAATGGTAAATGAGGTGAAATCTGGAATAATACCTACACTAAACCAAGTTGAGCAACTGCTTGATGTTGCTCCACCTCTTCCGGGTACTCATTCACATATCATATCTCAG TATGTGGCTCCCCTTCATACCACATCTGGCTCATTGGCTGACGATGAGAAGTTGACAAGTCCGGGAGTAACAGATCAGCTTTCTTCCGCTCAATGTCTTCCCCAAGTACAGTCCAAGTTTTCCGTTAACCAG ATTCCTGTGCCAGCCTCTAATATGGAACAGCAAGTTATTATCAATAAAAAGCTCCATGCATTGGGCCTGTTCTTGAATTTCCAGAG TGTACTTCCAATTTCCATGGATAGAGCTATCACAGAGATAGTGTCCAGCATCGTGCAGCGAAGTGTTTCTATTGCAACTCAGACAACAAAGGAACTTGTTTTGAAG GACTATGCTTTGGAGCCTGATGAAACCCTCATACGTAACGCAGCACATTTGATGGTTGCAAGATTGGCTGGGAGTCTAGCACATGTGACATGCAAG GAACCTTTGCGTGGTTCAATATCAAGCCAGCTTAGGGGTTTGCTTCAGGGCTTGAGCATATCGAGTGAACTTTTAGAGCAAGCAATTCAACTTGTGACCAATGACAATCTGGACCTCGGCTGTGCGGTGATTGAACAAGCTGCCACAGAAAAG GCAATTCAAACTATTGATGGGGAAATCGCCCAGCAACTTACTATCAGGAGGAAACATAGAGAGGGTGCTGGTCTCACATATTTTGACTCTAGCCTGTATGCCCAAGGGCAAATGGGTGTTTTGCCGGATGCCCTTCGCCCAAAACCTGGACGCCTGTCACATTCGCAGCAGCGTGTTTATGAG GATTTTGCACGGTTGCCGTGGCAGAATTGGTCCAGTCAGGGTTCAAATGCTGTACCTACTGTTCCCATTACTTCATCTGGCAGTGGGGCTTTCTCTCGGCAATTTGCATCCACATCTGACCAAATAACTACTGGCATTTATACATCTGGCATTGCAAATGCGGGAATTAGCTCCATTCCTAAGCATCTGAAAACTGGTTATGAGGAGTTAGATGCCAATACATCCCATCTTCCTAG TGTTTCTTCCACACATATTGCGACTGTTGATACTCCTACTCTGCAAAGTCTTGAAAACGATGTTTCTACTTTCCCCCTCACTTCTACACCTGAATTGCATTTGACAGGACCTTCGAATTATTTAAAA TCTGTTATTCCAACTTTGGCATCAGATCGTCTTGGAAGCAATGTTTTGGAGCCTTTGTTAACCACAGGTGATGCACTGGATAAGTACCAGACTATTTCAGAGAAG CTTGAAAATCTATTGATTAGTGATGCCAAGGAAGCAGAAATCCAG GGAGTTATAGCTGAGGTTCCTGCTGTCATCCTCAGGTGCCTAAGCCGAGACGAGGCTGCTCTGGCAGTTGCTCAAGAG GCTTTTAAGGGCTTGTATGAAAAGGCAGCAAACCGAGCTCATGTCAGTGCTCACCTAGCAATCTTGGCTGCCATTCGTGATGTTAGCAAGCTTGTTGTTAAGGAGCTCACTAGTTGG GTAATGTACTCAGATGAGGACCGGAAGTTCAATAAGGATATCACTGTTGGTCTTATTGGCAGTGAACTATTAAATCTTGCTGAGTATGACGTCTATATGGCAAAGCTAATTGATACAGGAAGAAATA AGGCTGCCACGGAATTTGCCATTTCTCTTATCCAAACAATAGTTGTCAATGATTCTAAAGTGATATCAGAACTACACAATCTTGTTGATGCTCTGGCAAAG CTTGCTGCAAGGCCTGGATCTCCCGAGTCACTGCAACAGCTAGTTGAGATTGCTAAGAACCCTACTGCAAATCCTACGACCTTGCCTACTGTAATTGTTGGGAAGGAAGACAATATGAGATCATCTAAAGACAAAAAG GCCGCTGGGCTACCTGGGTCATGCAAGGAAGACTACTCGGCCACAGAATCGGTGGACCCAGATCCCGCTGGTCTGCATGAGCAG GTGTCCATGCTGTTTGCAGAGTGGTACCAAATATGTGAGCTTCCTGGAGCGAATGATACAGCTTGCGCTTGTTATGTCTTACACTTACAGCAGAGGGGCCTGCTTAATGGTGATGATACCTCAGAGCATTTTTTCCGCCGGCTCACG GAACTTTCAGTGTCACACTGCTTGTCTTCTGAGGTGATCAATTCTAGCTCTTCCCAGTCACGTGTGGGACAACCTTTGTCATTCCTTGCTATTGACATCTATGCGAAATTGGTCTTCTCAATTCTGAAG TTTTACCCTGTTGAGCAAGGGCCTAGTAAACTCTCTCTTTTGCTTAAG ATTCTTGCTGTCACCGTGAAGTTTATTCAAAAAGATGCTGCAGAGAAGACATCCTCGTTTAATCCCAGGCCATATTTTAGGTTGTTCATTAACTGGTTGTTGGATTTGTGTTCCTTGGACCCAGTTTTTGATGGCACAAATTTCCAG GTTTTGACTGCTCTAGCAAATGCTTTCCATGCTCTTCAGCCTCTCAAGATTCCAGGGTTCAG CTTTGCTTGGCTCGAGTTGGTGAGTCATAGAAGTTTCATGCCAAAATTACTCGTGGTAAATGCACAGAAGGGATGGCCTTATTTTCATAGACTTCTTGTAGACTTGTTCCAGTTCATGGAGCCATTCCTGAGACTTGCTGACCTGGGAGAGTCG ATACAATTTCTTTATAAAGGGACACTCAGGGTCTTGTTGGTGCTACTCCATGATTTCCCGGAGTTCCTTTGTGATTATCATTTCAGCTTCTGTGATGTCATTCCACCAAGTTGCATACAGATGCGAAATATAATCCTCAGTGCATTCCCTCGCAATATGAGGTTGCCGGATCCATCTACCCCCAACCTAAAG ATTGACCTACTGGCGGAAATCAGTTATACTCCACGAATTCTCTCTGAGGTTGATGCAGCTCTTAAAGCAAAGCAGATCAAGAATGATGTGGATGAGTATTTCAAG ACAAGGCAGCAAGGGTCTTCATTTCTTACTGAGTTGAAGCAGAAGATTTTGCTTACTCCATCTGAAGGAGCTCGGTCTGGGAGTCGTTACAATGTTCCTCTCATTAACTCTCTTGTCCTTTATGTTGGGGTGCAG GCCATCCATCAGCCGCAAGCCAGAGTCCCAGCATACTCGCAGTCCATGGCTAGCATGACTGCTTTCTTGGTTAGTGCTGCTCTTGACATTTTCCAGACATTGATACTTGATCTGGACTCAGAGGGCCGTTACCTGTTCTTGAATGCTATCGGGAACCAGTTACGCTATCCAAACAACCACACTCATTACTTCTCTTTCATCCTTCTTTACCTGTTTAACGAATCAAATCAG GAAAATATTCAGGAGCAAATCACCCGGGTCCTGCTTGAACGACTAATTGTTAATAGGCCTCATCCTTGGGGACTTCTAATCACGTTTATTGAGCTCATCAAG AATCCCCGATACAATTTCTGGAGCCGGTCTTTTACAAGGTGCGCGCCTGAGATTGAGAAGCTTTTTGAATCGGTGTCAAGATCATGTGGGGGTCCAAAGTCAGTCGACGAGAGTGTAATTTCGGGTGGCATACCTGACAATATGCACTAA